One genomic window of Meleagris gallopavo isolate NT-WF06-2002-E0010 breed Aviagen turkey brand Nicholas breeding stock chromosome 22, Turkey_5.1, whole genome shotgun sequence includes the following:
- the PFDN4 gene encoding prefoldin subunit 4: MAATMKKAAAEDVNVTFEDQQKINKFARNTSRITELKEEIEVKKKQLQNLEDACDDIMMLDDDSLLIPYQIGDVFISHSQEETQEMLEEAKKSLQEEIETLESRVESIQRVLSDLKVQLYAKFGNNINLEAEDS; encoded by the exons ATGGCCGCCACCATGAAGAAAGCG GCTGCGGAAGATGTCAATGTTACTTTTGAAGATCAGCAGAAAATTAACAAGTTTGCAAGAAACACCAGCAGGATCACCgagctgaaagaagaaatagaagtgaaaaaG AAACAACTTCAGAATTTGGAAGATGCCTGTGATGACATCATGATGCTTGATGATGATTCACTTCTGATACCCTACCAAATTGGAGATGTCTTCATTAGCCATTCCCAAGAAGAGACGCAAGAGATGCTAGAGGAGGCAAAG aaaagtttaCAGGAAGAAATTGAAACATTAGAATCCCGAGTGGAATCAATTCAGAGAGTGTTATCTGACCTGAAAGTTCAGCTCTATGCCAAGTTTGGAAATAACATAAATCTTGAGGCCGAGGACAGTTAA